The Arthrobacter alpinus genome contains a region encoding:
- a CDS encoding helicase associated domain-containing protein, whose translation MTDGVPLGVWVGKQRMKYRRGQLSPERVASLEKAGISWETRNDHGRTPSRY comes from the coding sequence GTGACCGATGGTGTCCCGTTGGGTGTCTGGGTAGGCAAACAACGGATGAAGTACAGGCGTGGACAGCTGAGCCCCGAACGGGTGGCGTCGTTAGAGAAGGCTGGAATCTCATGGGAGACCAGAAACGATCATGGAAGGACGCCTTCTCGATATTAG
- a CDS encoding helicase associated domain-containing protein, whose product MGDQKRSWKDAFSILESYREEYGHVNAPDGCTYQGLHLGTWLQTQRRAYRVGTISSERIVALENLGVVWSLNDASWEHHFALVT is encoded by the coding sequence ATGGGAGACCAGAAACGATCATGGAAGGACGCCTTCTCGATATTAGAATCCTACCGAGAAGAGTATGGCCACGTGAATGCTCCAGATGGATGCACCTACCAAGGCCTTCACCTTGGGACCTGGTTGCAGACCCAGCGCAGGGCGTACCGCGTGGGTACCATCAGCTCCGAGCGCATTGTGGCCTTGGAAAACCTCGGCGTGGTGTGGAGCCTCAACGATGCCAGCTGGGAACACCACTTTGCTCTAGTCACT